ctatacctgcaggaTCTGGCTTCGTGTACGTGTGTGAAATGTTTTCGTCAAGGGTAAACAGGGCATAGTGCTCGTGTAAacgtatatagcaagtaacaGTTAAttgtattttatcctttatgcCTActtcatgaatcaatacaaaggAAATtctaatcttaacccctggAGCGACCCCAAGGACTCAGCCCTATATTATAAACCCTAAAATAGCGGTGCGTATAGAGATACAgtcatttacatgtaactgtTCATTATTTCCGTTCTAAATTTTCATAGCGCAACACATTCCAGTGTATTTTGGTTACAAATGGCAGGCATTCGTTCGCCATTTTCAACTACGGTAAGATCACATGGACAACTGGAGCTGCCACTCAGGGTGATGCTGACACGGGTTTGGGTGGAACACCAGCAATGGTACGTGAACTTCTCTGTCTTGTTTACTCGCGTCTTGTTCATTCTGATAAAAGTTACGTAAATATTGTTAATGCTAAATTTTCGTTATTGCTACTTTTATCATCACGGCAAATATACACATCgactggtgatgatgatgatgatgatgatgatgatgatgatgagtttgatgatgatgataatattgCTAGAGGGTAATATGCAATGGTTGATTTATTTCGTGCAGGTTGGATTCAATGGCGGCGACGGAAATACCTCTCACTCTGTCGAAGGTTCTAGAACTGATGATATCGTTAACATTGATCTCTGGTCCAATGTCAATGTCACCGGCAGATTTACGTTTCGCATTGACGACACTGATATTGAAGATGCAGGCTGCAATACGGGCGGTGTGTATAATGTTACTCTAACCTAGAATGCTCTGCCCGACTGTGCGAAATACTCATAGTTGTTACTCGTCCacgtttctttttcttctttctaTTTGGGGGCGCACTAACAAAAACCCCTCCAGTCACACTTTTAGCGAGGCAATAGATGTAGGCTCGTTCATCATTTACTCTGTTTGCATTATCATACCCTACCAGGCTGTTTTGTTGTGCACATAAATAGGTCCGGAGTAGATCACGGCACCACTTAGGCCCTCCTAAATGCATAAGTTTGCTCTCAGATTTTGCTGAtccaggtttctgcacctttgcTATGAATTACATTCCACTGTGCCTaagcaagcaagcaaacaaacaaacaaacacgcaAACGAtccaaaacaaagaaaaaaaacgcaGAAAGAAACGAAATGCGGATAATCGCTCTTGTCATCATAGGTAGCCCTTATTTTACGAGTGATAAATTAgtagaatcatgaaaaatatttgcaaacacgattggaactaatttgggattatttgattttcatattttgcaaatttctcaaaagtgttaggtgcctataactgaatgttgcaatatcacaaattactcataaaaacaagtgtgtaatataaaagaaaagcagatgagataacatttgtagattaaatcgatattactttaccatccaattatcccaatttagttccaatcgtgttttacaGATTTTCACATTTATAATAAGCCTCATGCAAACTTGTTATAGGCATTAACGTCCTTGCGTTCGATTGCAGGATCTGTGGTCATACACCCTCTGTCAGGATCAATGTTAGGGGGAGAGAAAGTGATGGTTTTCGGACCGTGCCTTGATCCATCGGACACTATAACATGCCGATTCGGTGACATTGAAGTGGATGGCCTTTACGAGAGTCCGCTGAAAGCTAGCTGTATTACACCAACTCTCTATGAGACTGGGCGGTTAGAGTTTCGTATGACGGTGTCAGGTTTACAGAATGGTGACTATATGGGTATCTTCACCGTAGGTAAGACACAtagatacagacatacatagatatatagaaACACGTACTTACATATAAAAGTGAATACATTTATACAGTCAGCGCACACAAacattatacacacacacacacacacacacacacacacaccatatatattatatatatatatatatatatattatatatctcaatatatttatatatttatatataatataatatatacatatacatatatatatatatatatacatatatatatatattcgtatatatatttgcaaagataaataaatatgtacatttatacatgtattatacacaaacaaaactttcacacatttcatcagaaatgATAAGTTTATATACAACACGGTTAGAACTAATttcggataattggatggtgaagtcatgtcgatttaatctgcaaatgtaagctcatttgcttttctttttaggttatacacttgtttttatgagtgatttgtaatattgcaatatttaacTAAAGCGCAccttacacttttgagaaatttgaaaaatatgaagatccaattatcccaaattagttccaatcgtgttatacatCGATTCCTACAGAGATACatgcagatagatagatagatagatagatagatagatagatagctagatagatagatagatagatagatagatagatagatagacagacagacagacagacagacagatagatagatagatagacagacagacagataaataaattatatatatatatatatatatatatatatatatatatatatatatgagagatGTGTACATATATAACGCATAGATACATATACAGTTATAAAGTGTGTGTAAGTGTTTAGTTTAAGTTTAAAATAACAGGGTTGTTTCTTTTTGTCCTATTTATGTTTTTCCTGGCAGTACTTTACAAAAAGCACTTTTTGAACACGATGACAAATGTTAGAGCGTGAATCCTACAGTTTTTGTTACGGTTTCTTCGCCTTCCTTTGTGAATTTCAGTAAGCTTCGAATACTACACGCCTTCCATTATACGACAAGAGGCCCATGGGTGGCACCGGACAAATTCCTTGACTATTACCTGGGATCCAAAAGTCCTTCAAGTGGAGAAGGTGGCGATTCACCTGTTCGGGTACAAAGAGGACGGTGACAGTGTCATTCTCGAAAATGTACAACGCTTAGGAGTAACTGAAAACGACGCAGGGATGTTTACATTTGAGAAGAGTGTTGATGGACATCAGTACAAGGTTGGCGTTATCAAAATTGTTGAAGTCGAAGCTGCAGAGTAAGTGTATTGTCACTGCAGAGGTGTTTTTCACCATTGTCTTTCCCCTCAGACTGTAATGAAAGTGATTatggttaaggtagtatgcgcctcgaaggtgaaagacttaaatttttgctcaaactttccgtaatgaaactttcagccattctttttttaaatcaagaataaaaatcgggggcgcagtgcaaattttagtattagagaaacaaataacttaaGATtgaccgatatttaaaatttaaaatggccgccaaccctgtgttaactctatggagaaatgataaaatttccgattttcgaaaattaagccggtgaaaagtttttttacatcaagagctttaaaatgaacccccacaagtggtatattttgtaaaagtttgagagtccaaacatctgtccccgaggcgcgttccaACTCAACATGCCGGTTTTATATCAGTTCGTCATCTCTTACCTTTCCCCTTCAAGTGAGCAAATCCCGTGTATGACATGAAAAGattaataatgataattatacGCTGCTATTTTCTGCTTCTTCAGTAATCATGCTCCTAACGAAGTACGAAAAAATCAAATTGCCATCACCttcaaaataaatcattaatGCTGACAACAATAGAGCACTAAACTGTTTTGATCACAAATTCTTACTAAATGCTTACATCTATGTTCCTGATAGGAAAGGTATAGGGGAACAGAAAAAGCATACATTACTTCAGGGCCATGTGTTCCACTCTTTAGGATTTACTTTTTACTGGTAAGATTCGTTATTGTATCTCACACAGAGAGGATAAAACAAACGTTTGGATTCTAAAGCCATCATGGTTCTGTTTCAGGATACTATATTTCGCCGAAAAGAGGACGATGCCTCTTATAAAAGACAAGAGTATGTTAATCTATATTTTCCTTTCTTATATATTTTGCTTTATCTTACAGCTTGACCCTCACGCAGGCACTATGGAGTGACTTTCACAACTTGAAATGGGACAAAACCACGAAAGCTTCCCAACTGTGCAAAGACTGGGCATTTTCTGCCGAAGAATCTAACCGTAATGAATTTCTCGAAGACCTCTCGCCTTGTCCGTGCACGCTACAGCAAGCAAGGGTGGATCGAGGGCGCTACTCGGCGGATCCGCACTGTAATGAAAGATTCAGCAATGGCGGTGACTTCTGTTTCAGGACGCCCAGTGCTGTGCACTGTGTACGGGTGAACGATGCAAGGTACATGGTATTCAGTCTGTATAATTTCATATGTCAGTTTGTTACGGACGAAATGTCAACGGGCAGTTGGATGCAATCGGTCAAACTTTTGGGAAATCAGAGTGGGAGTTTTCATAGGAGGGAATTGTAATCCTTACAATtacactttttcaaaatcacttgGCATAcagttttgatttcaaaatgatgatatgtagattattttcatttatgatTATGTTGCAATGAAGCCGATAAATAATGGTACTTGATTTTGCATGTCTAGCACAATAACATTAAGCACTCACAGATTTCTCGACGCATGACTGTCACGACACATTCGCGACAGACCTGTCTGAAAATTGACATCAGCATACAGTATATAACTTTATGAAATAGATGTATGTTGCTGTATTGTCTCGTCAACGAAAAGTTAAAACGGTCAAGCTTGAAAGTGATCGTCAGGTTCAAAGTCACAACTCCAGGTTTACCATGAAAAAGAGCGACTTATATCATGCTTATGTTTGCGCCTCGCAGCGTTAATGGTGCCGGGCAAAAGTGTTGCTATGACGACGGAGGAAACATCATCAACGGCCAGGAACTGGAAAACAGTGGCGGTACAGCCCACAGACGTCATCACGGAGGGGTGCACCCTTACAAATCTGAGGGAAAGGTGCCGTACTTATCTTATTTCCTGTCAGACATTGTGCCATGGGAGAACTGTTGCAACTTGTCTTCAGAACACTGTGGCTACTATTACGAAAGGAGACCATCAGACCTTTGCCAAAACTATGAACCTCCAAGACCAGGTATGTGGatgtataatttcaaaagaCAAGTGCACTCTAAACTTGAACGTTAGCCATCTATCGTTTGCAAGAAAATGGAACTTCCTCCTATGCAGGAAGTTGCACATAGTTAGATATTTCATGCAGCCACAGAGGCACATTTAATCCTTATTTAGTAGTGCACGCATGTCAACTCTAAAGTCTCAATATGAACAAAACTATGTAACATATCTCAACATTAATACGTTCTAGGTGGCGGTGTTGGCGATCCCCACATCATGACACTGGACGGAGCAGAGTATACGTTCAATGGACACGGCGAGTTTTATATGCTGAAGACCACAAACAACACATTCACGATGCAAGCAAGGATGGAAACGCTGGAGACAGGTAAAATACACTATAGATTACTGTATAGGATGTACAGTTACGTATGGTTAGATACGGTATGCATTACACAAATGGAtgcataccacacagcggccaccgtgtatcgaaccacacttGACTGTTATGGGATGCGATGTAAGCTGTCACCATTGTACTCACAGATGAGTGAACTGTGGGAGGAGGGACTGTATTGCTGAACAGGACTTTGTGATAATATGAAAGTTTAGACTGGTCTGGCAACTTTCGATAAAGTATGAATAAGAGTGTTTGACATTGTCCAAGTAGAAGCCTAAAACGCAGATATCTGTAACGTTCCATGTTTCCATCACTTTCAgtataaagaaaacaaaaactacctatctgacttacagattgatatatggcgggtgccacatgtggggcaggatgcgcttactattttcgaaacacctaacatcacttcttggtcttttggccagaggtccaaaTATCTTTCTTtaatgaatttgactttgtttgtgcaccgtctatttactgtctgttctgtgctgttttgtgtctatgtttacaactattgtcttacaaattctgacctagtgttattggattatggattggtatgattgcgattattttcctTCTTCATTTTCTCGATTAATTTTGTTGAAGTACCGTGTATTAATCTTCAGAACACAAAGTATTGTGCGTAATAGGCGATATTACAGATAAGgcaattgaattctagtctggctTAAAATTCATATCGAGAGCTTTGCTGAAAACCCCACATAACATGCTGTGCAGACGCTTTGAGCACAAGGCATTTTGACACGATTTTGGATCAGGCCACAAACATGTACTCTATAGGCGTAGAAAAAACGATGAAAATGCATCAAACTTCAAAGCAATGGAGTTATATTAAGTAAGCTTTACCACTGCATTACATGTAGTTCTCAATCTCATAGACGATCAAGTTTGCTGTTCTGTACTTGAGTGTTATATACCATGCCATCTTGTAAATTTCTTTCAAGGTAGTACAAACGCGACTGTTTTTACGGCCATGGTGATGCAAGAATCACACTCTGACAGAGTTCAAGTGCAGGTCAATCAACGGCGGTTACTTGACTGCTGGATATACGCAAGCGATGGCATGAACAACACCTGGCAGAGATTGGACTTTGAAGAAACATCCTTTTGGGATTTTGCAGGTATATTGTATAATACTCCTTCCAAAGCACCATTTCTTGATAATATAAACGcttaaatatcatttttaagACCACAAATTCGCTTAACGTAGATTTTTACCTCTTGGAGAAATCTCTCCACAATGTCGACCATGATC
This DNA window, taken from Ptychodera flava strain L36383 chromosome 4, AS_Pfla_20210202, whole genome shotgun sequence, encodes the following:
- the LOC139132226 gene encoding sushi domain-containing protein 2-like; this encodes MGIFTVVSFEYYTPSIIRQEAHGWHRTNSLTITWDPKVLQVEKVAIHLFGYKEDGDSVILENVQRLGVTENDAGMFTFEKSVDGHQYKVGVIKIVEVEAADLTLTQALWSDFHNLKWDKTTKASQLCKDWAFSAEESNRNEFLEDLSPCPCTLQQARVDRGRYSADPHCNERFSNGGDFCFRTPSAVHCVRVNDASVNGAGQKCCYDDGGNIINGQELENSGGTAHRRHHGGVHPYKSEGKVPYLSYFLSDIVPWENCCNLSSEHCGYYYERRPSDLCQNYEPPRPGGGVGDPHIMTLDGAEYTFNGHGEFYMLKTTNNTFTMQARMETLETGSTNATVFTAMVMQESHSDRVQVQVNQRRLLDCWIYASDGMNNTWQRLDFEETSFWDFAGFFVIKDETSDGNSTQAIVTISFYHSEISVQFTATEGLMLMSFMFFGPPSLKGNTKGLMGLWNDNPDDDLMTPDGSLVPVNSSLRAIHYDFGMKWTVPETETMFFYGAGKSFDEINDDDYTPIFDIPDSVPENAVAVCGDNFQCIFDYHATGGDERIAGISKKAVAEFDSLVESTKKVVSCGDPGTPTNGSRTVSKYVEGGVAVFRCDVGFKLAGSTESICLEDGRWNVELPNCQLVDCGRLEIPDNAFLIISCTWYQCVAEFECEEGFQLTDTPSLRICQADGTWNGSDTMCRKISDQTTPTSEVTDTTVSPVPVEGPQPWVWIVIGVGGLIIAAVAIVLVCRYMRSSQMKAKEGNRSRSNNNCV